Genomic DNA from Synechococcus sp. UW179A:
TTGCCTTACTGGCAGGGTCCTGCGACGCCACCTGTCGATGGTTCAAAAGTCGTTTTAGGGATGTTTCCAAAGCACAGACAGCAATGGTTGTTGGATTGTGCTTGGGACTGGCGAAACAGCAACGCGGTTCCCGAGGTGGAGTCAGCTGTTCATGTTCCTGATGAAGCACTTCTGCGGCAAATGGATAGGGAGGCACCCCATGTCGCCGCTATCTTTCGCCAGCAGATTGCTGATGCCATTGACTGCAACAGGCGAATGAAGCCAACGCGAGTCATGGCAAGGATTCAGCAGTTAATCGTCAAGCAATACGGCAAAAGAACTGAGCAGGCTTAATTCCTGCGCCAACAATGTCTGAAAACAAATGGCTCCTGACAGGGCCAATGGCGGATGAGCTCGGAATTTCTGTCCGAACCATTCACCACTACCGAACTTCTGACCAGACCCCCTGGCAGGAGGGACGGCACTACAAACGCCGCACACCGGCGGACAAATCACCTTGGATCTGGGACCGGGAGCTAACGCTCAAGGCCTGGGAAGAAGCACGCAAATCCGTTGGAGGTGTGGCATGAGCTCCACCTTCGACATCAACAGCACCGCAATGATCGAGGCCCGCAAGTCCTCACCCGATTGGCACGGCAGTCAGGTGTTGACCGGACTGGTGGCTTTCGGTTCGCACATGTTCCAGGGCGAACGCGATGCAGAGCGCATTAGTGCCATGTCGCCTGAACGCAAAGCCAAAGCGGTCGATCTCATCAATCGCTGGTCAGAGCTCCACCGGGACGTTCTGGCTCTCAACCAGGAAATCAACGACGAACTGCAGGAGGGGATCGAATGACCACCAAGAAAACACTGAAAGAGGCCCTCAGGGAGGCCAACGCACCAGCGCCCGAATTCACTCAAGACGAAATCAGAACCGCTCGTCTCATCAACCATCTAGCCCAGTTGATGAATGGCGATCGGCAGGCCGCTGCCTTGGCCCTGATCTTTGACCAACTGAACGCAGTGATTGACGGCCCTCACTCCATCAACACCCACGAAAGGGGAGGTAACTCATGACCACCACAACAACCCACTTCGAGCAGCTCGGTGAGCTCTACACCCAAACCCTCTGCCAAGACGCTTATTACGGGGGTGCTGCTGGCACCATCCGTGATGCAGTGCTCGGTTCAGTTGCTTGGTTGGCGGACAAATCCATTGATTTGAACGATGCCATCACAGCAGCTCAGAAGCTCACTCATGACGCCATGGGCTTCCTGGATTGCACCATTGGATTGATCAACACTGACTGGCTGGAGAACCGCTGCGATTGGAAACGCATCGATTCCTTTTTCGATAACCAGCTTGATCAAAACGAGATGCAGT
This window encodes:
- the xisR gene encoding excisionase family protein, which translates into the protein MSENKWLLTGPMADELGISVRTIHHYRTSDQTPWQEGRHYKRRTPADKSPWIWDRELTLKAWEEARKSVGGVA